The sequence below is a genomic window from Methylotuvimicrobium sp. KM2.
TTCGGAGAAAGCGACGGCCTGCCCGGCTTGGTTGTGGACCGTTTCGGCGATGTTTTATCGGTGCAAATCACGACCGCCGGCATTGAACGCCACAGAAACGAATTACTGACCGCTTTGATCGAATTGTTTAACCCGCAAGCCATCGTATTGAAAAACGACAATAGTCAACGTGCATTGGAAGGCTTACCTTTAGACAATGAAATCATATACGGCAGTTTGCCGGAAACAATGATCATTGAAGAAAATGGGTGCTTATTTAGAGTCGATATTCAAGAAGGCCAAAAAACCGGCTGGTTTTACGACCATCGCGACAGCCGCAATCGTCTTATGCAACTATGTAAAGAACGAAGTGTATTGGATTTGTTCTGCTATACCGGCGCTTGGAGTATTCCTGCGGCCGTCGCCGGAGCCTCCGAAGTCACTTGCGTAGACGCCTCCGAAAATGCACTGAAGCTTGCATCGAAAAATGCGCAATTAAACGGTGTGGACGCAAAGATGAAATTCAAGCACAGCGATGTATTCGATTTTCTGAAGGCTGCCCGTCAAGAAAACCGACATTACGATACTATCGTCCTTGATCCGCCCGCATTGATCAAACGCAAAAAAGATTTTAAGCAGGGCTACGAAGCTTACCGGCGCCTCAATCATTTAGCCTTGCAAATATTATCTCCGAACGGCATACTGGTTTCAGCATCCTGTTCACACCATCTAGGACGCGATGCGCTCCACGAGATCCTAAGATCTTCCGCGCGTCATATAGATCGACATTTAATTTTTTTTGCCGCCGACGGACAGGGCCCCGATCACCCGATACACCCGGCAATACCCGAAACGGATTATCTAAAGACGTTTTTTTGCGCCGTTTCTCCAAGCTTATGACCTTTTCGTTATATGCCTACTGAAGCAACAAAGCCGCCATGCGCATTGTGCGGCCAATCGGTTGAAATAAAAGCCTTTACATTCGACACACCTACAAAACAGTTATTCTTCTGCTGTGCCGGTTGTTTAAGCATTTATCAACTGCTCAACGAAAATCAAAGCACCGACGCTAATCAATCCGACGACCCAATCACACCACCTAATAAAGAGGTCTATTAACCATGAAAGCCTGCAATTCCTGCGCTCACCGCGTTGCCATCGGACGCAATTACCGAAACGTTCCTGTTTGGAAAAGAGCGATTGGAGTACCGTTGATTTATTTACCGATACTGACGTTACCATTCGTATTTGCTAGCGCTTACCTAACCTATCTACATTTACGTTTGATCGGCGCCAAAGACCTCAAAACCTTATCCGACTTCTTGCCGGCCCGCTCGACCCATCGCTATAACTTAAAAAACCAAATTACAATGGACCCAACATTCAAATTGAGTC
It includes:
- a CDS encoding class I SAM-dependent rRNA methyltransferase, with the translated sequence MPHPEIYLKKNEDRRLRQGHLWVFSNEIDTKRSAPNDLEPGQLVNILAADGKQLGSAYFNPHTLICARLLSRKSDLSCSVKFFKKRLSTALQLREQLFGKPYYRLVFGESDGLPGLVVDRFGDVLSVQITTAGIERHRNELLTALIELFNPQAIVLKNDNSQRALEGLPLDNEIIYGSLPETMIIEENGCLFRVDIQEGQKTGWFYDHRDSRNRLMQLCKERSVLDLFCYTGAWSIPAAVAGASEVTCVDASENALKLASKNAQLNGVDAKMKFKHSDVFDFLKAARQENRHYDTIVLDPPALIKRKKDFKQGYEAYRRLNHLALQILSPNGILVSASCSHHLGRDALHEILRSSARHIDRHLIFFAADGQGPDHPIHPAIPETDYLKTFFCAVSPSL